A stretch of the Medicago truncatula cultivar Jemalong A17 chromosome 5, MtrunA17r5.0-ANR, whole genome shotgun sequence genome encodes the following:
- the LOC11421434 gene encoding receptor like protein 27 — MSDHVIGLDLSCNNLKGELHPNSTIFQLKHLQQLNLAFNDFSLSSMPIGVGDLVKLTHLNLSKCYLNGNIPSTISHLSKLVSLDLSRNWHVGLKLNSFIWKKLIHNATNLRDLHLNGVNMSSIGESSLSMLKNLSSSLVSLSLRNTVLQGNISSDILSLPNLQRLDLSFNHNLSGQLPKSNWSTPLRYLDLSSSAFSGEIPYSIGQLKSLTQLDLSYCNFDGIVPLSLWNLTQLTYLDLSQNKLNGEISPLLSNLKHLIHCDLAENNFSGSIPNVYGNLIKLEYLALSSNNLTGQVPSSLFHLPHLSYLYLSSNKLVGPIPIEITKRSKLSIVDLSFNMLNGTIPHWCYSLPSLLELGLSDNHLTGFIGEFSTYSLQYLDLSNNNLRGHFPNSIFQLQNLTELILSSTNLSGVVDFHQFSKLNKLNSLVLSHNTFLAINTDSSADSILPNLFSLDLSSANINSFPKFLAQLPNLQSLDLSNNNIHGKIPKWFHKKLLNSWKDIWSVDLSFNKLQGDLPIPPSGIQYFSLSNNNFTGYISSTFCNASSLYMLDLAHNNLTGMIPQCLGTLNSLHVLDMQMNNLYGSIPRTFTKGNAFETIKLNGNQLEGPLPQSLANCSYLEVLDLGDNNVEDTFPDWLETLPELQVISLRSNNLHGAITCSSTKHTFPKLRIFDVSNNNFSGPLPTSCIKNFQGMMNVSDDQIGLQYMGDSYYYNDSVVVTVKGFFMELTRILTAFTTIDLSNNMFEGEIPQVIGELNSLKGLNLSNNGITGSIPQSLSHLRNLEWLDLSCNQLKGEIPVALTNLNFLSVLNLSQNHLEGIIPKGQQFNTFGNDSFEGNTMLCGFPLSKSCKNEEDRPPHSTSEDEEESGFGWKAVAIGYACGAIFGLLFGYNVFFFTGKPEWLARHVEHMFDIRLKRTNNRAIANRIRMN; from the coding sequence ATGTCAGATCACGTGATTGGTCTGGACCTCAGTTGCAACAATCTAAAAGGTGAATTACATCCCAATAGCACCATCTTTCAGCTTAAACACCTTCAACAACTCAACTTGGCttttaatgatttttctttgtCTTCAATGCCTATTGGTGTTGGAGATTTAGTGAAACTCACACATCTAAATCTATCAAAATGTTACCTCAATGGTAATATTCCTTCCACAATCTCTCATTTGTCAAAATTAGTATCACTTGATCTCAGCAGAAACTGGCACGTGGGATTGAAactcaattcattcatttggAAGAAACTCATTCATAATGCTACTAATTTAAGGGATCTTCATCTTAATGGAGTGAACATGTCTTCAATCGGAGAGAGCTCATTGTCAATGCTAAAGAATTTGTCATCCTCTTTGGTTTCTCTTAGTCTACGAAACACTGTGTTGCAAGGAAATATATCAAGTGACATCCTCTCTTTACCTAATCTTCAAAGATTGGATTTGTCATTTAATCATAACCTTAGTGGTCAACTTCCAAAGTCCAACTGGAGCACTCCTCTAAGGTACTTGGACCTCTCTTCCTCTGCTTTTTCAGGTGAAATTCCTTATTCCATAGGTCAATTGAAGTCTCTTACTCAATTAGACCTTTCATATTGCAATTTTGATGGGATTGTTCCTCTATCTTTGTGGAACCTCACCCAACTAACATATTTGGACCTTTCACAAAATAAGCTTAACGGTGAGATCTCACCATTACTTTCAAACCTCAAACACCTCATTCATTGTGATCTTGCAGAGAATAACTTTAGCGGTAGCATCCCAAATGTTTATGGAAATTTAATCAAATTGGAATATTTAGCACTTTCCTCTAACAACCTAACAGGCCAAGTTCCATCATCACTTTTTCATCTACCTCATCtttcttatttatatttatcatcTAACAAACTAGTTGGCCCAATTCCAATTGAAATCACAAAACGTTCAAAATTGAGTATTGTGGATTTAAGCTTTAACATGTTAAATGGAACAATTCCACATTGGTGTTATTCTTTGCCTTCGTTGTTAGAGTTGGGCCTCAGCGACAACCACCTCACAGGGTTCATTGGTGAGTTTTCAACATATTCTTTGCAATATTTGGATCTCTCTAATAACAACCTACGAGGTCATTTTCCAAATTCAATATTTCAACTCCAAAATCTTACCGAGTtaattttgtcatcaacaaactTGAGTGGTGTTGTGGATTTTcaccaattttcaaaattaaacaaactaaATTCCCTCGTTCTTTCACACAATACTTTTCTTGCTATCAACACTGATAGCAGTGCTGACTCCATCTTACCCAACCTTTTTTCATTAGATTTATCCTCTGCTAATATTAATAGTTTTCCTAAATTCCTAGCGCAACTACCAAATCTGCAATCATTAGATCTctccaacaacaacattcatggGAAAATTCCCAAATGGTTTCATAAGAAGCTCTTAAACTCATGGAAGGACATTTGGTCCGTTGACCTCAGTTTCAACAAGTTACAAGGAGATCTTCCAATTCCACCTTCTGGCATTCAATACTTTTCACTCTCAAATAACAACTTCACAGGATACATTTCTTCAACATTCTGCAATGCCAGTTCCCTTTATATGCTCGATTTGGCTCACAACAATTTGACAGGTATGATTCCACAATGCCTGGGAACATTAAATTCTCTTCATGTATTGGATATGCAAATGAACAACCTCTATGGAAGCATTCCTAGAACCTTTACCAAAGGAAATGCATTTGAGACTATAAAGTTGAATGGCAACCAATTGGAAGGACCATTACCACAATCTTTGGCTAACTGTTCATATCTTGAAGTTTTGGACCTTGGTGACAACAACGTTGAGGATACATTTCCTGATTGGCTAGAAACTCTACCAGAGTTACAGGTGATAAGTTTACGATCAAATAATCTTCATGGTGCAATCACCTGTTCTAGCACCAAGCATACATTTCCCAAGTTGAGAATTTTTGATGTCTCTAACAACAATTTTAGTGGGCCCTTGCCAACATCATGCATCAAGAACTTTCAAGGAATGATGAATGTGAGTGACGACCAAATTGGTTTGCAATACATGGGTGACTCTTATTACTACAATGATTCTGTTGTGGTCACAGTGAAAGGTTTTTTCATGGAGCTAACAAGGATATTGACTGCTTTCACAACTATTGATTTATCAAATAACATGTTTGAAGGTGAAATTCCACAAGTCATTGGAGAATTAAATTCTCTCAAAGGACTTAACCTTTCAAACAATGGAATCACAGGTAGCATTCCACAATCTTTGAGTCATTTGAGAAATTTGGAGTGGTTGGACCTCTCATGCAACCAATTGAAGGGTGAGATTCCTGTGGCTTTGACAAATTTGAACTTCCTCTCAGTCTTAAACCTTTCACAAAACCATCTTGAGGGAATCATACCTAAAGGTCAACAGTTTAATACATTTGGAAATGATTCTTTTGAAGGAAATACAATGTTATGTGGATTTCCATTGTCTAAATCATGCAAAAATGAGGAAGATCGGCCACCTCATTCAACatctgaagatgaagaagaatcaGGATTTGGCTGGAAAGCGGTAGCAATCGGATATGCATGTGGGGCAATCTTCGGGTTGCTATTCGGATATAATGTATTCTTCTTCACTGGTAAACCCGAATGGCTTGCAAGACATGTTGAACATATGTTTGACATAAGATTGAAAAGAACGAACAACAGAGCCATCGCAAATCGCATAAGAATGAATTAA